The genomic region GGAGGTACTCCCACCAGTCGCGATTATTGGTACTGGACTGGTAATGTGGCAATTAAAGACTTCCTGAGAGAAGGCAACACCCTTGGTTTCGTCTTCGGTCAACCTCCCAAATTTACTGGTGGTAAAACCAGAAATGCTGCTGGTGTAACCACCAATATAAACGGAGAAACTGATACTTCCTTCCACTTAGAAGGCTTGTATAAAATCAAGGTTTCTGACAATGTTCTCATTACCCCAGGTGTGTTAGTCATCCTAGATCCTGAACACAACAAAAATAACCCCAATATCTATGTAGGTACAATACGTACTACCTTCAGCTTCTAAGCTCAACATTGACTTAGTAACCTGTTAAACTCTAATAACCCGCCCTAGGGCGGGTTATTATTTGGAACCTATTTTGCCAGGATTAGGTCATACTATCCAAGACAATTATTGGTAATATCTTATGAGTGGTCTAATAACTTGGAAAGCAACTGCAGCTACACTAATGACCATAGCCATTAACACAGGGGCTGTTATTCCCTGGATCTACCCTAATCCTGCTCAAGCACAATTTAACTTTAACCAACCGCGCACGATTACCATTCCAGCTAATGTGACCCTACCTGTAACCTATGAAAAAGAAAAAATAATTCTCCAACCGGGGGAAAGAATACCCCTGACCCTGAGAATAGCTAATGATATTATGGATAGTAATAGAAATATCTTAATCCCTGCTAATAGCGAGGTAACAGGAGAATTGACACCGGTTAATTTAGGTGGCAATAATAGAAGGGGGGTAAGATTCGTCGCTACAGAATTGGTGTTTCCTAATGGTAAAACCCAACCAATTAGTGCCAACTCCAGAACCATCACTAAAACTGAAACCATCACTAAGGGAAGTAACACCGGTCAAATTTTAACCGATGCTGCTATTGGTGCTGGTGCAGCAACCTTGATCGCTCTGGTCACTGGTAATAAAAAGGTGGAGGTTTTAGAACCCATTGGTGGTGCAGCAGCGGGCGCTTTAGCCAGTGTGTTACTGAGAAAAAACAGGGCTGATGTGTTTGTTCTACGCCCAGAACAGGATTTGGCTATTACATTAACTAGCAATCTGGTGCTATCCCGCTAATATTCCTTAAATCATAAGCAGGAGCGTAACCCATGGGGGTGTT from Cylindrospermopsis curvispora GIHE-G1 harbors:
- a CDS encoding conjugal transfer protein TrbI, whose product is MSGLITWKATAATLMTIAINTGAVIPWIYPNPAQAQFNFNQPRTITIPANVTLPVTYEKEKIILQPGERIPLTLRIANDIMDSNRNILIPANSEVTGELTPVNLGGNNRRGVRFVATELVFPNGKTQPISANSRTITKTETITKGSNTGQILTDAAIGAGAATLIALVTGNKKVEVLEPIGGAAAGALASVLLRKNRADVFVLRPEQDLAITLTSNLVLSR